One Malania oleifera isolate guangnan ecotype guangnan chromosome 10, ASM2987363v1, whole genome shotgun sequence genomic region harbors:
- the LOC131165329 gene encoding UMP-CMP kinase 3 isoform X1, with protein sequence MGTVTDAASKEANGSLSTDKKVSVVFVLGGPGSGKGTQCANIVQHFGFTHLSAGDLLRAEIKSGSENGTMIQNMIKEGKIVPSEVTIKLLQRAIQESGNDKFLIDGFPRNEENRAAFEAVTKIVPEFVLFFDCSEEEMERRLLNRNQGRDDDNIETIRKRFKVFMESSLPVIEYYNAKGKVRKIDAGKPVEEVFEAVKTVFTSTTEKVKSHSNDSWNYNRLRFRHILKIGIKFRQCCCMGGALS encoded by the exons ATGGGAACTGTAACTGATGCTGCGAGCAAG GAAGCAAATGGAAGCTTGTCAACTGACAAGAAAGTTTCAGTTGTCTTTGTTTTGG GTGGTCCTGGCAGTGGAAAAGGCACCCAATGTGCAAACATTGTTCAGCATTTTGGATTCACCCATCTCAGTGCTGGTGATCTTCTCCGAGCAGAAATTAAATCTGGCTCTGAAAATGG aaccatgattcaGAACATGATTAAGGAGGGGAAGATTGTTCCTTCAGAGGTGACAATTAAGCTTCTACAACGAGCTATACAGGAAAGCGGGAATGACAAATTTCTTATTGATGGATTTCCTCGTAATGAAGAAAATCGTGCAGCTTTTGAGGCTGTT ACTAAAATTGTGCCAGAGTTTGTCTTGTTTTTTGACTGCTCTGAAGAGGAGATGGAGAGGCGCCTTTTGAATAGAAACCAG GGAAGAGATGATGATAACATTGAAACAATAAGGAAGCGATTTAAGGTTTTTATGGAATCTAGTCTTCCCGTGATTGAATATTATAATGCTAAAGGAAAAGTTCGAAAG ATTGATGCTGGGAAGCCTGTTGAAGAGGTTTTTGAGGCAGTAAAAACCGTCTTCACTTCAACAACTGAGAAGGTAAAGAGCCATAGCAATGATTCATGGAATTATAATAGGCTCCGATTTCGACATATATTGAAAATAGGAATAAAATTTCGTCAATGCTGTTGTATGGGCGGTGCATTGTCTTGA
- the LOC131165329 gene encoding UMP-CMP kinase 3 isoform X2, with protein MGTVTDAASKEANGSLSTDKKVSVVFVLGGPGSGKGTQCANIVQHFGFTHLSAGDLLRAEIKSGSENGTMIQNMIKEGKIVPSEVTIKLLQRAIQESGNDKFLIDGFPRNEENRAAFEAVTKIVPEFVLFFDCSEEEMERRLLNRNQGRDDDNIETIRKRFKVFMESSLPVIEYYNAKGKVRKIDAGKPVEEVFEAVKTVFTSTTEKAAA; from the exons ATGGGAACTGTAACTGATGCTGCGAGCAAG GAAGCAAATGGAAGCTTGTCAACTGACAAGAAAGTTTCAGTTGTCTTTGTTTTGG GTGGTCCTGGCAGTGGAAAAGGCACCCAATGTGCAAACATTGTTCAGCATTTTGGATTCACCCATCTCAGTGCTGGTGATCTTCTCCGAGCAGAAATTAAATCTGGCTCTGAAAATGG aaccatgattcaGAACATGATTAAGGAGGGGAAGATTGTTCCTTCAGAGGTGACAATTAAGCTTCTACAACGAGCTATACAGGAAAGCGGGAATGACAAATTTCTTATTGATGGATTTCCTCGTAATGAAGAAAATCGTGCAGCTTTTGAGGCTGTT ACTAAAATTGTGCCAGAGTTTGTCTTGTTTTTTGACTGCTCTGAAGAGGAGATGGAGAGGCGCCTTTTGAATAGAAACCAG GGAAGAGATGATGATAACATTGAAACAATAAGGAAGCGATTTAAGGTTTTTATGGAATCTAGTCTTCCCGTGATTGAATATTATAATGCTAAAGGAAAAGTTCGAAAG ATTGATGCTGGGAAGCCTGTTGAAGAGGTTTTTGAGGCAGTAAAAACCGTCTTCACTTCAACAACTGAGAAG